The proteins below are encoded in one region of Betaproteobacteria bacterium:
- a CDS encoding branched-chain amino acid ABC transporter permease → MDIFLQQIINGLVQGSIYALVALGYTMVYGIMGLINFAHGEVVMIGTLVTITVAGSLIAAGMPVALAGMAGLSASVLVCMALGWGLERIAYRPLRNAPRLTPLITAIGMSIVLQNLAMMVWGRNYLTFPSFLPKINFEFAGANFTAIQVIIVLVSALTMGGLLLLVYRTKLGMAMRATAQNPAVASLMGVNINRVIAAAFVIGSALGALAGVMVGGYYEIAHYQMGFMLGLKAFTAAVLGGIGNLAGAMLGGILLGIIEALGAGYIGQLTGGFLGSHYQDIFAFVVLIVVLMFKPSGLFGEKTGDRA, encoded by the coding sequence ATGGATATCTTCCTTCAGCAGATCATCAACGGACTCGTGCAGGGCAGCATCTACGCGCTGGTCGCGCTGGGCTACACGATGGTTTACGGCATCATGGGGTTGATCAACTTTGCCCATGGCGAGGTGGTGATGATCGGCACACTGGTGACAATCACCGTCGCCGGTTCATTGATCGCGGCTGGCATGCCGGTGGCGCTGGCCGGCATGGCCGGGCTGAGTGCTTCGGTGCTGGTCTGCATGGCGCTGGGCTGGGGGCTGGAGCGCATTGCCTATCGCCCGCTGCGCAATGCACCGCGCCTGACGCCGCTGATCACGGCGATCGGCATGTCCATCGTGCTGCAGAATCTGGCGATGATGGTCTGGGGACGGAATTACCTGACCTTTCCCTCGTTTCTGCCCAAAATCAATTTCGAATTTGCCGGCGCCAATTTCACGGCCATTCAGGTCATCATCGTGCTCGTTTCGGCGCTGACGATGGGTGGTTTGCTGTTGCTGGTCTATCGCACCAAGCTGGGCATGGCGATGCGCGCCACGGCACAGAATCCGGCCGTCGCCAGCCTGATGGGCGTCAATATCAATCGCGTCATTGCTGCTGCCTTCGTCATCGGTTCGGCACTCGGGGCGCTGGCCGGTGTCATGGTTGGTGGTTATTACGAAATTGCCCATTACCAGATGGGTTTCATGCTCGGTCTCAAGGCTTTTACGGCGGCCGTGCTGGGCGGTATCGGCAATCTGGCCGGTGCGATGTTGGGTGGTATTTTGCTCGGTATCATCGAGGCGCTGGGGGCGGGCTACATCGGACAGCTGACAGGCGGTTTTCTCGGCAGCCACTATCAGGATATTTTTGCCTTCGTGGTGCTGATCGTGGTGCTGATGTTCAAACCTTCAGGTCTGTTTGGTGAAAAGACGGGGGATCGGGCATGA